One region of Streptomyces sp. CG4 genomic DNA includes:
- a CDS encoding DUF779 domain-containing protein produces MVEESPESPRVELTPQAADLVRRLRAEHGPLMFHQSGGCCDGSAPMCYPDGEFRTGGSDVLLAELSVDGVAEPVTFWMSRSQYAVWSHTRLIVDVVPGRGSGFSLEAPEGVRFLTRSRVVDV; encoded by the coding sequence ATGGTTGAGGAATCCCCCGAGTCCCCCCGTGTCGAACTCACCCCGCAGGCCGCCGACCTGGTGCGGCGGCTGCGCGCCGAGCACGGTCCGCTGATGTTCCATCAGTCCGGCGGCTGCTGCGACGGCAGCGCCCCCATGTGCTATCCGGACGGCGAGTTCCGTACCGGCGGCTCGGACGTGCTGCTGGCCGAGCTGTCGGTGGACGGCGTGGCCGAGCCCGTCACCTTCTGGATGTCCCGCAGCCAGTACGCGGTGTGGAGCCACACCCGGCTGATCGTCGACGTCGTCCCCGGACGGGGGAGCGGATTCTCGCTGGAGGCACCCGAGGGGGTGCGTTTTCTCACCCGTTCTCGCGTAGTCGACGTCTAG
- a CDS encoding DedA family protein: protein MIAVNPMNSASVLAAFGALGVLVVIFAESGLLVVGFFLPGDTLLFPAGVLCAGTAQQPPRLALWQVLLCAAVGAVAGGQAGYLIGRRGGRALLARTSNPRVKAAAVRAEELLARYGYGKALVIGRFVPILRTVLHPVAGALGVPVRTFTIWQTVGGVLWSQTLVLAGYSLGASVPHLDEYLLPLVGVVVVVSMLPLLLEAWRARRERR, encoded by the coding sequence GTGATAGCCGTCAACCCGATGAACAGCGCCTCCGTGCTGGCCGCCTTCGGCGCGCTCGGCGTCCTGGTGGTGATCTTCGCTGAGTCCGGGCTGCTGGTCGTCGGCTTCTTCCTGCCCGGTGACACCCTGCTGTTTCCGGCCGGTGTGCTGTGCGCCGGAACCGCGCAGCAGCCGCCCCGGCTGGCGTTGTGGCAGGTGCTGCTGTGCGCGGCGGTCGGGGCGGTGGCCGGCGGGCAGGCCGGCTATCTGATCGGGCGGCGCGGCGGACGGGCGCTGCTGGCCCGTACCTCGAACCCGCGGGTGAAGGCGGCGGCCGTCCGGGCCGAGGAGCTGCTGGCCCGGTACGGCTATGGGAAGGCCCTGGTCATCGGCCGGTTCGTGCCGATACTGCGGACGGTCCTGCACCCCGTGGCCGGTGCGCTCGGGGTGCCCGTGCGCACTTTCACGATCTGGCAGACCGTGGGCGGGGTGCTGTGGTCGCAGACGCTCGTCCTGGCGGGCTACAGCCTGGGGGCGTCGGTCCCGCACCTCGACGAGTATCTGCTGCCGCTGGTCGGCGTGGTCGTCGTCGTGTCGATGCTGCCCCTGCTACTTGAGGCATGGCGGGCGAGGCGGGAACGCCGGTGA
- a CDS encoding phosphodiester glycosidase family protein, which produces MLAGAALAGAAPAGAVPDGKRIAPGVTYRQFDVTASAGRTHAHLLTVDLANPHVKVDLLHPGAVAARATVSAMADSAGAVAGVNGDFFDITETQHPGVEATGASVGPAIAAGHVLKAAVPNGQRFGPTLPPGTNTRDVIGVGTDRRARLDRLTLVGSVSTPEGTLTLKGLNQYALPENSVGAFTARWGSASRMRSVCGTDIERSAPCSTDTYEVKVRGGRVVSAATTPGSGPIPANTTVLVGREEGARQLRKLVVGKPVTVTRRLVAASSAVPYACAIGGFPVLEGGAALSGLDNVTSAVRTVVGFKDGGRKLLILALDGDTDRRTGMTVAEEAGTMRALGASDAFNLDGGGSSELVTRDAGASTVTVRNHPSGGDERPVANGIGVFSAA; this is translated from the coding sequence ATGCTGGCCGGTGCGGCCCTCGCGGGGGCGGCACCGGCCGGCGCCGTTCCGGACGGCAAGCGGATCGCGCCGGGTGTCACCTACCGGCAGTTCGACGTCACCGCGAGCGCGGGCCGGACCCACGCCCATCTGCTCACGGTCGACCTGGCCAATCCGCACGTCAAGGTCGACCTGCTCCACCCGGGCGCGGTGGCGGCCCGGGCCACCGTCTCGGCGATGGCGGACTCGGCCGGGGCGGTGGCGGGCGTCAACGGTGACTTCTTCGACATCACCGAGACCCAGCACCCGGGCGTGGAGGCCACCGGCGCGAGCGTCGGACCGGCGATCGCGGCCGGGCACGTCCTCAAGGCGGCGGTGCCGAACGGCCAGCGGTTCGGGCCCACGCTGCCGCCGGGCACGAACACCCGGGACGTCATCGGGGTGGGCACCGACCGGCGGGCCCGGCTGGACCGGCTGACCCTCGTCGGCAGCGTCAGCACACCGGAAGGCACCCTCACGCTGAAGGGCCTCAACCAGTACGCGCTCCCGGAGAACTCCGTCGGCGCCTTCACCGCGCGGTGGGGCAGCGCCTCCCGGATGCGCTCCGTGTGCGGCACCGACATCGAGCGGTCGGCGCCGTGCAGCACCGACACCTACGAGGTGAAGGTGCGAGGCGGCCGGGTGGTGTCCGCGGCCACCACCCCGGGCAGCGGCCCGATCCCGGCGAACACCACGGTCCTCGTGGGCCGCGAGGAGGGCGCGCGGCAGCTGCGCAAGCTCGTGGTCGGCAAGCCGGTGACCGTGACGCGCCGTCTGGTGGCCGCCTCGTCCGCGGTGCCCTACGCGTGCGCGATCGGCGGCTTCCCGGTCCTTGAGGGCGGGGCGGCGCTGTCCGGCCTCGACAACGTCACCTCGGCGGTGCGCACGGTCGTGGGCTTCAAGGACGGCGGACGGAAGCTGCTCATCCTGGCGTTGGACGGCGACACCGACCGCCGGACCGGTATGACGGTCGCGGAGGAGGCCGGCACCATGCGTGCGCTGGGCGCGTCCGACGCGTTCAACCTCGACGGGGGCGGCTCTTCGGAGCTGGTCACCCGCGACGCGGGCGCGAGCACCGTGACGGTCCGCAACCATCCGAGCGGTGGCGACGAACGTCCCGTCGCGAACGGCATCGGCGTCTTCTCGGCCGCCTGA
- a CDS encoding LysR family transcriptional regulator: MDLNLLRVLDALLQENSVTRAAERLGTSPAAVSRTLARLRRAVGDPLLVRAGQGMVPTPRAQELREEVGVLLRGCDNVLRPGAGFEAVHLQRTFTVQATDLLLAGIAGPLTDRIRAEAPQADVVFLPEALEGGPALRQGAVDVELGVLGNLDPEIRTRHLTRKTLVGVARSGHPLFDRRIDARRFAAAGHIGISRHGKRLGSIDHALAERGLRRRIAVVVPSHTSAMILARDTDLVALTLADWLPDTTAALGLRTFPLPLDLAPLDFGMAWHPRNSADPGHRWFRDRLAATVLAPSAPGDDTESQGAARS, encoded by the coding sequence ATGGATCTCAACCTGCTGCGCGTCCTGGACGCCCTGCTCCAGGAGAACAGCGTGACCCGCGCGGCCGAACGCCTCGGCACCTCACCCGCGGCAGTCAGCCGTACGCTGGCCCGCCTGCGCCGCGCCGTCGGCGATCCGCTGCTGGTCCGGGCGGGCCAAGGGATGGTCCCCACCCCCAGAGCCCAGGAACTCCGGGAAGAGGTGGGCGTGTTGCTGCGCGGCTGCGACAACGTCCTCAGGCCCGGCGCCGGCTTCGAGGCCGTACATCTGCAACGCACCTTCACCGTGCAGGCCACCGACCTGCTGCTGGCGGGCATCGCCGGACCCCTGACCGACCGGATCCGGGCGGAGGCCCCGCAGGCGGACGTGGTCTTCCTGCCCGAAGCCCTGGAAGGCGGACCGGCCCTGCGACAGGGAGCAGTGGACGTCGAACTGGGCGTCCTCGGAAACCTGGACCCGGAGATCCGCACCCGGCATCTCACCCGGAAGACGCTGGTGGGGGTCGCCCGCAGCGGTCACCCGCTCTTCGACAGGCGGATCGACGCCCGCCGCTTCGCCGCCGCCGGCCACATCGGCATCTCCCGGCACGGCAAACGCCTCGGCTCCATCGACCACGCCCTCGCCGAGCGGGGACTGCGACGCCGTATCGCCGTCGTCGTACCGAGCCACACGAGCGCCATGATCCTCGCCCGGGACACCGACCTCGTCGCGCTCACCCTGGCCGACTGGCTCCCCGACACCACCGCTGCGCTGGGGCTGCGTACCTTTCCCCTCCCCCTCGACCTGGCCCCGCTCGACTTCGGCATGGCCTGGCACCCCCGCAACTCGGCGGATCCCGGCCACCGTTGGTTCCGTGACCGCCTGGCGGCCACGGTCCTGGCACCGTCGGCGCCGGGCGACGACACGGAGTCCCAGGGGGCCGCGAGGTCGTAG
- a CDS encoding alpha/beta fold hydrolase, giving the protein MVEHRMIDVHGIRLHIAEQGDGPLVVLLHGFPESWHSWHHQFGPLADAGFHVVAPDQRGYGRSDHPEDVGAYSILHLVGDVVGLIQALDEEQAYVVGHDWGAPVAWHTALLRPDIVRAVAGLSVPPPFRGTQPPLAAMDKMFDGRFYWNYFNRPGVADAEFAQDARTTLRKFFYWGSGDAPHAGNGQQPLVDPDRGWLADMEDPDVLPEWFTEDDLDALTESFSKGFTGALNWYRNLDRNWELTAPWHGARVTPPALYIYGDRDVVPAFPGTPELIAKLPDLMPNLWRAPLELAGCGHWTQQERPDEVNTALIEFLRAHP; this is encoded by the coding sequence ATGGTTGAGCATCGAATGATTGACGTGCACGGCATTCGGCTGCACATCGCCGAGCAGGGCGACGGCCCGCTGGTGGTGCTCCTGCACGGCTTCCCCGAGTCATGGCACTCCTGGCATCACCAGTTCGGCCCGCTGGCCGACGCGGGATTCCACGTGGTCGCCCCCGACCAGCGGGGATACGGGCGCAGCGATCATCCCGAGGACGTCGGCGCGTACTCCATCCTCCACCTGGTCGGCGACGTCGTCGGGCTGATCCAGGCCCTGGACGAGGAGCAGGCGTACGTCGTCGGGCACGACTGGGGCGCGCCGGTCGCCTGGCACACCGCGCTGCTCCGGCCGGACATCGTGCGCGCGGTGGCCGGCCTGAGCGTGCCGCCGCCGTTCCGCGGGACGCAGCCTCCGCTGGCCGCCATGGACAAGATGTTCGACGGCCGCTTCTACTGGAACTACTTCAACCGTCCCGGTGTCGCCGACGCCGAGTTCGCACAGGACGCGCGCACCACTCTGCGGAAGTTCTTCTACTGGGGTTCCGGCGACGCACCTCACGCCGGGAACGGCCAGCAGCCACTCGTCGATCCCGACCGCGGCTGGCTCGCGGACATGGAGGACCCCGACGTACTGCCGGAGTGGTTCACCGAGGACGACCTCGACGCGCTCACCGAGAGTTTCTCCAAGGGCTTCACCGGGGCCCTCAACTGGTACCGCAACCTCGACCGCAACTGGGAACTGACCGCTCCGTGGCACGGCGCCCGCGTCACCCCGCCCGCCCTCTACATCTACGGCGACCGCGATGTCGTGCCCGCCTTCCCCGGTACACCCGAACTCATCGCCAAGCTCCCCGACCTCATGCCCAACCTCTGGCGCGCGCCCCTCGAACTGGCCGGCTGCGGACACTGGACCCAGCAGGAACGCCCGGACGAGGTGAACACGGCACTCATCGAATTCCTCAGGGCCCACCCCTGA
- a CDS encoding SDR family NAD(P)-dependent oxidoreductase, producing the protein MDGKRFTGKVVIVTGGGSGIGAATAYRLGREGATVIAVGRTEDRLKAAVAEAPAGSTIAMRVADVSDESAITAVVDAVAREYGRLDVLVNNAATATPGTVEHTDTAAWRQTFAVDVDGVFFASRAALPHLRRVGGCIVNVGSVSGLGGDWGLAAYNAAKGALVNLTNAMALDHGHEGVRVNAVHPSLTRTAVAVPIVENEAALAAFRERIPMRRPAEPAEVADVIAFLASSDARFVNGAHLPVDGGLGASNGQPRMF; encoded by the coding sequence GTGGACGGGAAGCGGTTCACCGGCAAGGTCGTGATCGTCACCGGTGGCGGGTCCGGTATCGGCGCCGCCACCGCGTACCGTCTCGGGCGCGAAGGCGCCACGGTGATCGCCGTCGGGCGGACCGAGGACCGGCTCAAGGCGGCCGTCGCCGAGGCTCCGGCCGGTTCGACGATCGCGATGCGCGTCGCGGACGTCTCCGACGAGTCGGCGATCACGGCGGTGGTCGACGCGGTGGCGCGGGAATACGGCCGGCTGGATGTCCTGGTCAACAACGCCGCCACCGCGACGCCCGGAACGGTCGAGCACACCGACACCGCCGCCTGGCGCCAGACCTTCGCCGTCGACGTCGACGGAGTCTTCTTCGCGTCCCGGGCCGCGCTGCCTCATCTGCGGCGCGTCGGCGGCTGCATCGTCAACGTCGGCTCGGTGTCCGGGCTCGGCGGGGACTGGGGTCTGGCCGCCTACAACGCCGCCAAGGGGGCACTGGTCAACCTGACCAACGCCATGGCGCTCGACCACGGCCACGAAGGCGTGCGGGTCAACGCCGTGCACCCGAGCCTCACCCGCACCGCGGTGGCCGTGCCGATCGTCGAGAACGAGGCGGCGCTCGCCGCGTTCCGTGAGCGCATCCCCATGCGGCGCCCTGCCGAACCGGCCGAGGTCGCCGATGTCATCGCCTTCCTGGCCAGTTCCGACGCCCGTTTCGTCAACGGCGCGCACCTTCCCGTCGACGGCGGGCTCGGCGCCTCCAACGGTCAGCCCCGCATGTTCTGA
- a CDS encoding VOC family protein: protein MPVRRIVPNVQSTALPQSVEFYGELGLEEVMNHGWIVTLASPGNPAVQLSVMTEDRTAPVAPDLSIEVEDVDAAYAAMLERGAEIVHPLTDEEWGVRRFFVRDPNGRVVNVLGHR, encoded by the coding sequence ATGCCTGTTCGTCGTATCGTGCCCAACGTCCAGTCGACGGCGCTGCCGCAGAGCGTGGAGTTCTACGGAGAGCTGGGGCTGGAGGAGGTCATGAACCACGGCTGGATCGTGACGCTGGCCTCCCCCGGCAACCCGGCCGTGCAGCTGAGCGTGATGACCGAGGACCGCACCGCGCCCGTCGCCCCGGACCTGAGTATCGAGGTCGAGGACGTCGACGCGGCGTACGCGGCGATGCTGGAGCGCGGCGCGGAGATCGTGCACCCGCTGACGGACGAGGAGTGGGGCGTACGACGGTTCTTCGTGCGGGACCCCAACGGGCGGGTGGTCAACGTGCTCGGCCACCGCTGA
- a CDS encoding YncE family protein, with protein sequence MEQSPRAGREGDVLAVVSQSGPSVAFFDTASDRHLGTVQTLAEPHELCFDPVRRLLWCTMTYRSGFYRANSGRRTELTVIDPDTRRVVEVVDLAPEHAPHGIALDAAGGRLYVNVEGGTDRPGGVVVIDTETRRPVGRIDTDAPGSHWVAVDAAGTTGCVANKEAPFVSVLDLKRGTLTAKVEVPGCEGIAVSADGSHAYVATPYQGSLSSDSSGSSDASGEATPPGIKVIDIRSANVVGTLPLGSAAMPVHLTSTGKLLAGEVRTEPDPVSRAGRMAPGRLTVFSADTHERVADFEVGLCPLTITSSPDGRIAYVACYASATVDILDLETLRHLARLDHPAFGTSGTHGLAYIPRPA encoded by the coding sequence ATGGAGCAGTCCCCGCGCGCCGGCCGGGAAGGTGATGTGCTGGCCGTGGTCAGCCAGAGCGGCCCCTCGGTTGCGTTCTTCGACACCGCGTCCGACCGGCACCTGGGCACGGTACAAACCCTCGCCGAGCCGCACGAGTTGTGTTTCGACCCGGTGCGGCGGCTGCTGTGGTGCACGATGACGTATCGCTCGGGCTTCTATCGCGCGAACAGCGGCCGGCGTACCGAGCTGACCGTCATCGACCCCGACACGCGCCGCGTCGTCGAGGTGGTCGACCTCGCCCCGGAACACGCGCCGCACGGCATCGCGCTGGACGCGGCGGGCGGTCGCCTGTACGTCAACGTGGAGGGCGGCACCGACCGGCCCGGCGGTGTCGTCGTCATCGACACGGAGACCCGCCGCCCCGTGGGCCGGATCGACACGGACGCGCCCGGCTCGCACTGGGTCGCCGTCGACGCGGCCGGTACGACGGGCTGCGTCGCCAACAAGGAGGCACCGTTCGTGTCCGTCCTCGATCTCAAGCGGGGGACCCTCACGGCGAAGGTCGAGGTGCCCGGCTGTGAGGGCATCGCGGTCTCCGCCGACGGCTCGCACGCCTACGTCGCCACGCCCTACCAGGGCTCCCTCTCCTCCGACTCCTCCGGCTCCTCGGACGCCTCCGGGGAGGCAACGCCCCCTGGTATCAAGGTCATCGACATCCGCTCGGCGAACGTGGTCGGCACGCTGCCTCTCGGGTCCGCCGCCATGCCGGTGCATCTGACCTCGACGGGCAAGCTGCTCGCGGGCGAAGTGCGCACGGAGCCCGACCCCGTGTCCCGGGCCGGCCGGATGGCGCCGGGGCGCCTCACGGTGTTCTCCGCCGACACCCATGAGCGGGTGGCCGACTTCGAGGTGGGGCTCTGCCCGCTGACCATCACCTCGTCGCCCGACGGCCGGATCGCCTATGTGGCCTGCTACGCGTCGGCCACCGTCGACATCCTCGATCTGGAGACACTGCGGCACCTGGCCCGGCTCGACCACCCGGCATTCGGTACGTCCGGCACCCACGGCCTGGCCTACATCCCGCGCCCGGCCTGA